In Bacillota bacterium, the genomic stretch GTCCCGGACTCGTCCGGCCCGCAGTACCCGAGCCGGTTGGGCGGAAACGCATAACGCCCGAAGAGGATTGCGCCCTCCTGCACCGCCGGATCCAGCCTCAGGTCGGTCGTCATGGCGCGATCACCTCCTTCGTCGGCGCCGGGAAGGGCCCCTGGCCGAACCGCTCGTCGCGGCGGCCCAGGGTGTAGACGACCAGGACCGAGGCGAGGACCAGGCCGAGTCCCATGAGACGCACGGGGGTCAGGGGGGTGCCCCGCGTAACCACGACCAGGAGCGTCGTGATCACCGGTGAGGCAGCCGATATCGCGGTGACGCCCGTGGCGGAGGCGTGCCGGAGTCCCACCACCTCCGTCAGCGTGAAGGCCAGCAGGATGAGCCCGGTGACCAGCACGTACGCCCACTGCAGCGGGGCGAGGTGCCCGACCGCCGCGAGGCGTCCCCCGGCGGCCAGATAGAGAAAGAGCAAGGCCGATCCCAGCGTCATCTTGGACGCCACCACGACCGGGAGGCTGACGGTGCGCAGCGCCACCTTGATCAGGACGGCGCCCACGGCGGTCAGCAGCGTGCTGGCGATCAGGTAGGGCACCCCCGCGTCCCAGCGGACGGTGCGGAATTCGACGCCGACCGAGAGGCCGACGGCCAGCACGCCCAGCGCGACCCAGACCGAGCGGCTGAAGCGCTCGCCGAGGAAGAACGCCGCCAGGACGGCCACCCACAGGAACTGGGCGTGGTAGATGAGGGACGCCGTCGGCGCCGTGCTCATCTTGAGGCCGCGGAAGTCCAGGGCATACGAGATGCTGCCCGCCACCAGCGCGATCAGCACCAGGAGTCCCCATTGGCGGCGGTCCAGACTGCTCAGCTCCCGCCGCCGCGAGCCCGACAGGACGAAGGGGAGGAGCATGGCCAGACCCACGACGCCGTTCTTGAGCGCGGTGTAGAGCGTGGAGTCGTCGAAGGTCCGGACCCCCTGGCTGTTGATGAAGACCGCGAAGCCGCTGATCAGCGCGTTCAGCGCAGCGAACCGGTAGCCGACCCCCGGGTCGGCCGGGCCTCCATCCGGCCGCGCGGCCTCCACTCGCCCCCGGGAACTCGCCTCCCGGGATCTCGCCTCCTGGGAACGCACCGCATCAACCTTCTCTCCGGCACCTGTCTCCGGTACCTCTCTCCTGGTCCGGTGCCTCTCCCCCGCTACCCCGGCAGTCAGCAGATCCGCGGCAGCGGCTCGCCGGCCAGCATCTCCAGCCGGCGCGTGCCGCCGACTCCGTCTTCAAGGTGAGCAGCCCCACGTGCCCGGGCTGGCGCGGCTCGGCCACGCCGTCCGGCCGCCCGACCACCCGGCCGATGCGGGCCGCCCCCCGCCCCTCCGGCAGGGCGTGGAGCGCCGCCAGCACCGGCTCCACCGCCTCCGGGCGGCAGACGATCAGCGCCTTCCCCTCGTTGGCCAGGTAGAGCGGGTCCAGCCCCATCAGCTCGCAGGCGCCCTCCACCGCGGGATCGACGGGGATGGCCGCCTCCTCGACCTCCAGGTCAAAGGCGGTGGCGAGGGCGACCTCCTTCAGGGTGGTGGCGAGGCCGCCGCGCGTCGGATCGCGCAGGAAGGCCACGTGGTCTCCGCCGGCCGCCAGCACCGCCTCCACCAGCCGGTGGAGCGGCTGGGCGTCGCTCACCACCGGCGTCTCGAAGGCGAGGCCGGCCCGGGTGGAGAGGACGGCCACGCCGTGGTTCCCCACAGGGCCCGTCACCAGGATGGCGTCGCCGGGGCGGATGCGGTGGAAGCCCAGGTCGCGCCCCGGCGGCACCTCGCCCACGCCGGTGGTGTTGATGTAGAGGCCGTCCGCGGCGCCCCGCGGCACCACCTTGGTGTCGCCGGCGACGATGCGGACGCCCGCCTCCGCCGCCGCCCGGCCCAGCGAGGCGGCCAGGCGCTCCAGCGTCTCCAGCTCCAGTCCTTCCTCCAGCACCATGCCGACGGTCAGGTAGAGCGGCCGCGCGCCGCTCACCGCCAGGTCGTTGACCGTCCCGGTCACCGCCAGCTCGCCCAGGTCGCCGCCGGGGAAGAAGGCGGGCTGGACGGTGAAGGTATCCGTGGTGACGGCCAGCCGCCCCCGGGGCGCCGGCAGCACGGCGGCGTCGGTCAGCTCGGCCAGCCCCGGATCGGGGAAGGCCTTCAGGAAGACCTCCTCGATCAGCTGGTGCGTCAGCTGCCCGCCGTCGCCGTGCTGGAGCAGGATCCGCTCCTTCTCCCGCGGCATCGGTCACGCCCCCGCCCCGGAGCCGGCCACGGGGGCGGCGGCACCGGCGCCGGTCGGCCGCGTCCCCGCACCGCCGGGCCCCCTCCGGACGGCGGCCAGCGCCGCCTCCACGGCCTCGGGCTCGTACTGGTAGTAGGCCGCGCAGGAGCCCTCGCTGGAGACCATGCAGGGGCCGATGGGGCGGTCGGGCCGGCAGGCGACGGCGAAGAGCTTGCAGCCCGTGGGCAGGATCTTCCCCTGCAGGACGTCGCCGCAGCGGCAGCCGGGAGGCACCCGGGTGGGCGGCAGGTCGAGGTCCAGCCTCCGGGAGGCGTCGTACCGGGCGAACTCCTGGGCGATGGCCATGCCGCTCGCCGGGATCGGGCCGAGCCCGCGCCAGACCGCGTCCGCCGGGCGGAAGACCCGCCGGATCAGCTCCTGGGCGTGCGGGTTGCCGTGCTCCTGGACGGTCCGCGGATAGGCGTTCCGCACTTCGGCACGGCCGTCGGCGATCAGGGTGGCGAGCTCTCCCACACCGGCCAGCAGGTCGAGCGGGTCGAAGCCGGTCACGACACCGGGAAGCCCGTACTCCCGGGGCAGAAACTGCCAGCCCTCCGTGCCCGTGACCACGCTGACGTGACCGGGCAGGACGAAGCCGTCCAGGCGCGCGTCGCCCCCGTCCAGGAGCGCGCGCACCGCCGGCGGGGTGTACTTGTGCGCCGACAGCACG encodes the following:
- a CDS encoding DMT family transporter; this encodes MRSQEARSREASSRGRVEAARPDGGPADPGVGYRFAALNALISGFAVFINSQGVRTFDDSTLYTALKNGVVGLAMLLPFVLSGSRRRELSSLDRRQWGLLVLIALVAGSISYALDFRGLKMSTAPTASLIYHAQFLWVAVLAAFFLGERFSRSVWVALGVLAVGLSVGVEFRTVRWDAGVPYLIASTLLTAVGAVLIKVALRTVSLPVVVASKMTLGSALLFLYLAAGGRLAAVGHLAPLQWAYVLVTGLILLAFTLTEVVGLRHASATGVTAISAASPVITTLLVVVTRGTPLTPVRLMGLGLVLASVLVVYTLGRRDERFGQGPFPAPTKEVIAP
- the hypD gene encoding hydrogenase formation protein HypD: MDWTTLKGFRDPERARAVVGGVRQELERADSRLGRKLRLMEVCGTHTVSFSRSGVRSLLSDLVELVSGPGCPVCVTDQRDIDAMIETARVPGVIVTTFGDMMRIPGSRTTLQRERTQGADVRVVYSALDALKVAEENPEATVVFLGVGFETTAPGIAHAILEAEARGLRNFAVLSAHKYTPPAVRALLDGGDARLDGFVLPGHVSVVTGTEGWQFLPREYGLPGVVTGFDPLDLLAGVGELATLIADGRAEVRNAYPRTVQEHGNPHAQELIRRVFRPADAVWRGLGPIPASGMAIAQEFARYDASRRLDLDLPPTRVPPGCRCGDVLQGKILPTGCKLFAVACRPDRPIGPCMVSSEGSCAAYYQYEPEAVEAALAAVRRGPGGAGTRPTGAGAAAPVAGSGAGA